One region of Asterias rubens chromosome 5, eAstRub1.3, whole genome shotgun sequence genomic DNA includes:
- the LOC117290934 gene encoding phospholipase A2 isozymes PA3A/PA3B/PA5-like, whose product MAFLKEILLLLVIILLGVKSSESHVLGLGSRVRDGVRTGEQKGSKLTKYIKTPNSVIEQGGDRSKRAAFMVEGTVWCGVGDTASSYSDLGYHRETDTCCRDHDHCPAMITGFSWKYDVFNYMPYTINLCGCDERFRDCLLAANTSVSQKVGAFFFDTLRPMCFNLSEPTERCLSWGWFGNCYEYGMRRTATMGSSGHFLPD is encoded by the exons ATGGCGTTTTTGAAAGAGATCCTTCTTCTGTTGGTGATCATACTTCTTGGGGTTAAGTCCTCGGAGAGCCATGTCCTAGGCTTGGGGTCCCGGGTTCGTGACGGGGTTCGCACGGGCGAGCAGAAGGGCAGCAAGCTGACGAAATACATCAAAACACCGAACAGTGTAATCGAGCAGGGTGGCGATAGGAGCAAACGGGCGGCCTTTATGGTGGAAGGGACGGTATGGTGTGGAGTCGGTGACACGGCCAGTTCGTACTCTGATCTTGGTTACCATCGAGAGACAGATACCTGTTGCAGGGATCATGACCATTGCCCGGCTATGATAACTGGCTTCTCGTGGAAGTATGATGTGTTTAACTACATGCCGTATACCATCAATTTGTGTGGATGTGATGAAAG GTTCCGGGACTGTCTTTTGGCGGCAAACACGAGCGTCTCTCAAAAAGTTGGTGCTTTCTTCTTCGACACCCTCAGGCCGATGTGTTTTAATCTTTCCGAACCGACCGAGCGGTGCCTGAGCTGGGGATGGTTTGGGAACTGTTATGAGTACGGCATGAGAAGGACCGCCACGATGGGGTCAAGCGGACACTTCCTTCCTGATTAA